Part of the Nostoc sp. ATCC 53789 genome, CAAATAACTTCTTCTCACGATCGGCAGCAAAAGCTAGACACGTTTTGATATCTTCGAAAGTTAATTCCGAAAAATCCTCTAGTATTTCTGCTTCAGTCATTCCACCAGCAAGATACTCCAAAATATCATAAACAGTTATTCGCATTCCTCGGATACAGGGTTTACCACTGCGTTTTCCAGGCTCAATCGTAATAATTTCGTGGTAATTCATAAATTAATCAAGATATTTGTTTAATCTATGAGGGTTGCTTGAGTCAGTCTACC contains:
- a CDS encoding DUF433 domain-containing protein; its protein translation is MNYHEIITIEPGKRSGKPCIRGMRITVYDILEYLAGGMTEAEILEDFSELTFEDIKTCLAFAADREKKLFVVSL